The sequence ttaatactattattaatattattattaatactattattaatactattattaatattattattattattattattattattattattattattattattattattattattattattattattattattatttttattattattattattattattattatttttattattattattattattaatactattattaatattattattattattaatactattattaatattattattattgttattaatattattattattattatttttattattaatactattatttttattattataataatttttattattattattattattataaacttttttaagGAAAACATTATTTGTGAAATCATTAATATCTTGAAGACTTTTCTCTCTTCTAACTAAATCAAAACTTTCGAAACAGAAAGCTCCAAGTGGAATagatttaacttttttaaaattggtaatgaCATAtctattgttgttgttattattgatattgttgctgctgttgttgttgttattgttattgttgttgttgttgttgttgttttcaCCTAAAAGAACTTCATGACTAATATGACAAAAAGGATCATCAATGTCTTTactaaaatgaaatttaattgttggttGAAAAGTTAATTGtgatttttgatattttgttaatttatcattttttattttagtgatattttcaaaagtattttgaaatttttcaTAGAATTGGGGATTATGACATTCAAATTTTTGTTTCCTTTgatcaaaaccaaaaaaactttcaaattctaaatagtttgaataataaattggTGAAATTAAACTTTTACTAAAGTAACTAATTAACATATGAGAGAATAGTAAAGGATAAAATGGAAGtggattttgaaatttcttttgaCGTTGTAATGATTGGTCAACCAACAATGGATTTTTAACAAGTTCAAAGAAATATCTATTCATTGAGCTAAATgggaaaatgaatttaaaattattacaaactCCATTAAAATATTGGGAAATTCCAATTCAAGccatataaaaacaaattcaccAACTCCAATGGTGTATAAAGTTCATCAGTATAAGAATTCAtttctaattgattttttaaacctAGATATATATCACCACTTATGTTTGCAGTTAAAATTGAGTTTAATCTTAATAAATGCTTTGGTTTTTGAATGTTTGGAATGTTTTTAACCCAAAATGGGTGTGACGGTTTAAggaattttgaaattaattctttcatTGAATTATCTGTATCAATTACTAAACCTTCACAAACTAATTGAACACAaccatctttttttataaatttaggATTAGTTTGTGATTTTCCAACCGAACTTGCATAATACCTTAATGCTGATACTgctctatttttatattgttctacttcttcattttcacttACCAATACATtataaacatttaatttcttaaaaattaattcattttcattttcaatttcattttcattttcattttcattttcattttcattttcattttcattttcattttgaatttcatttccaatttcattttcaattttatttttaaaattatttttattttcaattttatattcAGAAAATCTAATGAAttgttcaattttatttgataatttaaatttgtttaaacCAGTTGGTGCTGgtaattttgtaaaaaaaattttttcttcttttgaattacttaaaattaaatctctTAATAGTTTATAATTGTATTCACCAGTTTCTTCATTATAAAGTGGTTTTGTAAATTCTGATAAAGTTTTAGTTTctttattgaaatttatattttcattgatGAATGAAATATACcctgaaattaaattttctacTGTGCAACCACTAACTTTTACAAAATGATCAGTACCACCTAAAATCCAAAGATTTGCAAAATCTACTAAAATTTGTCTACCAACAccattttgaaaattaagatctttaaaatcaatttctttaGAAATGGTTTCACCAATTATAAATCTTTGAATAGATTCTTTAAGTTTATCAACATCAGTTATTAAATCTGATTCCTTATtccaaatattaattgatttattttttgctaatattgaaaataaaattacatcTGAAtcacttttttaaattaaaaaaaaaaaaaaaaaaaaaaaaattaattattaataatttaaattataataataataattattataatatttaccttgaataaattaaaattggttctctaggtttaatattatcactattaatcatttcaaaaattttccATTCACCTTCACCATAACGATCATGTGGTGAAATATAAacattttctaaatcttcGAAATAACCTTTCCACTTAAAATTTTTAGtaattgaatataaaattGCTTTTACATAACCCATAGTATCTGTACCTGATGTAAATGAATCTGATGTATAACATTTATCTTCAACTATTGATGATTGATCAAACCAACTATCTTCAACAAGTTGAAGATctgatttattttcatctccctcttgtaaatttaattttttagtattaagtttatgtaaaaaatttggtaatgcatcattctaaaaaatattttttgaaaaaaaaaaattattaatattatgaagaaaataaaaaaataaaaaaaataataattactttaAATCTTCTATCTTTTTGCTCACTAAATTTTGATATTGGACCTGGACCATCAACTGCAaagaaaattgatttttcaacaTCAACCTTATCAAAAAGTGAATAGATTTGTAAATTTACAATATCAAATAAAGTTCTATCTGGTTTTGTTTTagaatatttgtattttctatacaataaattatttacatcAACGAATAAATGATCAACCTTTATTTTTCCATTACCCCTTTCTTTAATACATGTACCTTggaattttgaatttataaatccaGATAAACCTGGCActgtcatttttttattttttttattttaattatctttttttatttttttttattttatttttagattttaattttggttgtTATtggttaaataaataaataaaaataaaatacaattttccaaaaaaaaaaaaaaaaaaaaaaaaaaaaaaaaaaaaaacgtttgcaataaaaaaaatgagtgtaataaaaaaaaaacaaatgtaaaaaaaaaaaaacgagtgtaataaaaaaaaacgaacaaaacgaacaaaaaaaaaaatgaaaatgaaaatctttttttttttttttttttttttttttttttttttttggaaaatgaaaaaatctaatttaatttattttaataaaattattattattaaaatcttttaaaattgaataaaatataaatgattttttaaaaactattggattaatttgattcttttgattAATATAATGGTTATATAATTTCTctaaaaatttctttataaattcattgttattattattaatattattaatattattattatcatcaatgaaattattattaattgtaattaaaatgaataaaatgtTCAAAAATGATATTTGTACTCTCCaatgttgatttaaatcaatcatATTAATCATTACACTTTCAttacaattatcaattaaagataGTGATAAAATAGGTTGCTGTTTAATTATTCTATAAAATGCTGAACttgatgaaatttttatattattatttaattcatcttctaaattattatcatcctttatatattttaaaaattgattcaataattgtttacttttaattgaaaaatattttatataaattggACGTGTTATTAATAGATTatcaaatgttttaattaaatataataatatagttttatcaattgctttatttgttgttattattgaaCTAAGTGAAATTTGTGGAAATAATGATGGATTTggtattgatgataataatgatggtgaagTAGATGATGGCGATGATGGCgacgatgacgatgatgacgatgatggtggtggtgatgaagatggtgatgatgaatcatttattaaaaataaatttaacaatGTGTTTATATATTTCTCTAATGAAAGTATACCCCATTTAGTTGAAAGTGTAATTTCATCCAatgttgaaaaataaaataaaatttcaccaAATGTTGATACTAATTTcctttttaatgataattgtatattattattattattaaaagatgatatttcattatttaagtattctaataattgtattattgaatcttttgaatttattgataGGTTATTTGACTTTCCAATAATTATAcctaataaatgaataatttttacttttataattgtatcatttgaaattttaatttgttgtactaattgttttattaatatcgtatgttcatttattattattaataatttttcaataattgatgaatattgattatttgataataataataaatctattaaataatttaataatgttaattTCGTAATAATTGtagttttagttttaataaattttgatataaaattaaaatattcaataatttcttgataattattattattattattattattattattattattattattattattattattattattattattattattattaattaacaattgtaaatctttaattgttttattaaaaattattggaactgaagaagaagaagaggaagaacaagatgataaagatgataaaggtggtgatgatggtctATTTGGAGATATAATTGGAGAAgcttcaaaatcaattgaatgatCGAATTCACTAATTAATcttgtaaaattattattttcaattaaatttgaaaaatcatttaaactaTTTGTTTGTGAAATATTTAATGGTGGAATTTTCACTTTATTTAACCTAATAACttgattttctaaatttggtgatgatatattatttggttgttgttgttgttgaaatgataatgatgatgatgatgatgatgatgatgatgatgatgatgatgatgatgatgatgatgatgatgatgatgatttatttaaaagttgtAAAGTTGTATTTgaagatttatttataatttcatttacttgttgagtttgttgatttttgaaaaatggatgaataaataattttggcCATGTTATTCTTTTTTGAGGATTTTTctctaaaatttttgaaattaagtCATTgaaatgttgttgttgtattaaatcattattatcagatGGTAATCTAATGATTGGATCTAAATAATTGTCGTATATTATTGACTCTATTAATTTGGTTGCATCATTAGAGTAGAATGGATAATATCCAGTTATAcatttaaatagtaatacaCCAAATGACCAAATATCTGATGAAAAACTATATGTATATCCTTTTAAAACCTCTGgtgataaataataaattgattcatttatattattattattatcattatcaatattattattatataaattaaatatttgttGTCTTGatgttatcattatttgttgattattattattattattattattattattattattattattattattattattattattattattattttcaattaaaattgaattatttattgaatttaatttaaatattccttttgaatcaattaaaatatttgatggTTTTAAATCAgcatatataatattattagagTGTAAATAGTATAAAGCattcattatattttttgagaATATAATTGAagtatcaattgataaatattgatcagaatttaaaaattctttaaatgaatattcaaatgatattcttttaactaaataataagtacttaaattttctttaacattttcatcaacataatttatttgatcttgattttgattttgatgatctgattttattcttttaaatgattctttTATTGGcatatattttcattttttaattttaaatttttataaatctcgatctattttaattatttttttgtcataaaaaaaaaattaaaaaaaaaaaaagtgaaaaaaaaaaaaattaaaaaaaataaaaaaaaaaaggaaaatggactggttaaaaaatttatctacttttttttttttttgtcgagataaaaaaaaaaaaaaaaaattaatatttacctcttttttataattattatcgtTTTTTGGTCtaccaattattaaataataattaaaagaattttgtTTTCTTGCTTTTGCAacataatttatattattaataagaTTCTCCTCTGAAATATCGAAATCTTcaacaatataataatttgaaatctTCATTTTGGCATTGTATTTTATACTatatctcaaaaaaaaaaaaaaaaaaaaaaaaaaaaaatacaataatttaatatgtattaaatatattgaaaaacaaaaaaaaaaaaaataaaaaaaataaaaaattttaatgataatataataataataaaaatataaggatatatatataaataaaaaaaactataatcaAACCACAAAAGAATGAGATTATAAGAAGTGTCcaaattacaaaataaaaaataaaaaataaaaaaaaaaaaaaaaaaaaataattcaaaaaaaaaaaaaatggtttttgtgcaaagattttaaaagtgtgaaaaaaaaataaaaaaaataaaaataaaaaaaaaaataaaaaaaataaaattaaaaataaaaataaaaacacttGTGATGATTGAACTTTAATTATCTTTGATGAACCCCCAcccaaaaacaaaattttaaaaataacaaaaatgttttaaaaataacaaaaaataaaattttaaaaaaaattatttatttatttatttaattattgtgaTGGTTGTGaagattttttataaaagaataatgaatttgcatttttaaattctttatcatgaattaaatttacatcaattaaatcatcagTCCAAGCAGCAGTGAAATCTATGGATAGTTCATTGATTAGGTTATCATAACGTTTGAAGATGCAATCAAAGCCTTTTGGAGTTACGTTCTTTGCCTCGACACTACATCTATGTTGACCATTAATATTCGAGTAATCCAATGATTTTATACCTAACGATATTTTTGGAATTCCGATAAACtctttttcaaattgaaCTTTACGGGTATACTCTAGAGGTGATTTCTCATTTCCCAAAGTTTTATCGCCAATTGATATAGTACCCATTTGAATCTGTGGTGAAAGTTCTTCAAACTCTTTTGTATAAAGTTCCCAACGTAATCCGATATCGTTCTTCCACTGTACTGGATGTATTGAAATTGATCTTGCTATAATTGGTGGATCCAACGTCTGACTTACAATAGACTCATTATCAGTATTtcctttaaaaatttcaccaTTCTTATATTCATACCAtttcttattatttaaactatatCTAATTATATAACTTGTTACAAATGATTCTGAATTACCTGatcctttttattttttaaaaaaaaaaaaaaaaattaataaaaattaataataaaattattaataataagtaataaaaattattttaccTTGTAAATCCAATTTAACAAATTTCATTGGAATCATTGATGATgcaataataaattgatttctaTCACTAATTGATGGTTTCCATCCTTCACCTCCTTTACCCATACCTTTTCTatcatatttaaaatttagaatacctgattttattaaattaaaaaaaataaaagattagtTTTTAggaaatgtttaaaaataaaatttattaaaaaaaaaaaaaaaaaaaaaaaaaaaaaaaaaaaaaagatacttTACCTTGTTTTACACCATGGTCTGCATCAAAATCACTTGAAGATCTTAAATTTAAGCATGCAAATGCAAAACATGGAACTAAATCTTGATTACTAAAAtctgtcattttttttattgttttaaactGGAAGTtattctatttaaaaaaaataaaaaaaaataaaaaaaaactatacgATTTATAAAGTTTatcacaaaaaataaaattaatttattgaaCTGCAAAACACAcaaatgaatataaaaaaaaataaacaaataaacaaaaattaaaaaatattgataattatgtgtgtgtgtttgaatttcaaatggtggaaaatgtataaaaaataaaataataatagtaataaaaataaaaaaaagtaaatttacTAAATTGTTTTTACCCCCTTTTGGGTTGGATTacaaatttccaaaaaaaaaaaaaaaaaaaaaaaaaaaaaaaaaaacaattaaaaaacaaataaaaaaacattattaattataacaagattttatttttttttttaattttttattattttttttttttttttacaatatattatataatataatataataacaatgaGTTAAAGTGGGTACAAAATGTATGAACACACGCACACACACACGCACACAATGTTATTTGTAACTTGATAGTGCtacaataaattaaataataataaaaataatagttaaaTTGtgtaaagatttttttttttttttttttttttttctaacaTTACATTTAttcataataattattagttGAACATAAGTTTATTGAGCTAATTTTTGGAGATGGTTGatgattttagtttttatccATTCTTTGTTGTATGGTGTGTAAGCGTTGATATGAGATGTGTAtctgtaataaaaaaaaaaaaaaaaaaaaaaaaaaaaaatgaattattaataaatattgatattactacaaatataaaatactatatcatattatattttgaaaatccattgattctatttaaaaaaattcaatgaaaaaaaaaaaaaaaactttacaCCAAACATGATAAATCGGCTAAACTatctataaatttaaataattgagaAATGTCATAGGTAATATTTTTCTGATTTGGACGTTCTTGTTTAAGTCTTTGTTCATACATATTACAAATAcctaaattttataaaattaaaatgagtGAATGATTGAATcccattttaaaaaaaaaaggaagaGAGagttaaaatttatattaaaaaaaaaaaaaaaaaaaatgaaatgtaaataaataaactcaCCTTCAATAGCTTGGTTTACAGATTCGTAATCCATAAAGGTACGACTTGATTTTCCCATGGTGGTTTGTAATAAAACGATTGTGTGAgactaaaatttttaatttgaaaatattgaaaaggtaaaaaaaaatatataaaaaaaattataaaaaaaaaaaaaaaaaaaaaaaataataagttaataaaaataaataaaaaaattaactaaTAATAAGTTGTTTTTAACTAAATTAGGAAATAAAACCataccattttatttttttatttttgttttttttttatatattaattcttttggtaatttaaaaatgatcaaatgaaaaaaaaaatttttagaaaaatgaaaaaattaaaaaattaaaaaaaaaaaaaaaaaaaaaaaaaaaataaaaataaaaaaatgaatttggaACTCCAAgcataattttatttatatatttttttttttttaaattttaccctttctttgtttttaaataccttttttaaaaaaatgattttttgtattttttcaaataaaaaataaaaaaattaaaaaaaaatttataatttttgtttaaaaaaaaaaaaaaaaaaaaaaaaaaaagaaataaaataaa comes from Dictyostelium discoideum AX4 chromosome 2 chromosome, whole genome shotgun sequence and encodes:
- a CDS encoding kinase motif-containing protein (Similar to KMC), with protein sequence MPIKESFKRIKSDHQNQNQDQINYVDENVKENLSTYYLVKRISFEYSFKEFLNSDQYLSIDTSIIFSKNIMNALYYLHSNNIIYADLKPSNILIDSKGIFKLNSINNSILIENNNNNNNNNNNNNNNNNNNNNNNQQIMITSRQQIFNLYNNNIDNDNNNNINESIYYLSPEVLKGYTYSFSSDIWSFGVLLFKCITGYYPFYSNDATKLIESIIYDNYLDPIIRLPSDNNDLIQQQHFNDLISKILEKNPQKRITWPKLFIHPFFKNQQTQQVNEIINKSSNTTLQLLNKSSSSSSSSSSSSSSSSSSSSSSSLSFQQQQQPNNISSPNLENQVIRLNKVKIPPLNISQTNSLNDFSNLIENNNFTRLISEFDHSIDFEASPIISPNRPSSPPLSSLSSCSSSSSSSVPIIFNKTIKDLQLLINNNNNNNNNNNNNNNNNNNNNNNNNYQEIIEYFNFISKFIKTKTTIITKLTLLNYLIDLLLLSNNQYSSIIEKLLIIINEHTILIKQLVQQIKISNDTIIKVKIIHLLGIIIGKSNNLSINSKDSIIQLLEYLNNEISSFNNNNNIQLSLKRKLVSTFGEILFYFSTLDEITLSTKWGILSLEKYINTLLNLFLINDSSSPSSSPPPSSSSSSSSPSSPSSTSPSLLSSIPNPSLFPQISLSSIITTNKAIDKTILLYLIKTFDNLLITRPIYIKYFSIKSKQLLNQFLKYIKDDNNLEDELNNNIKISSSSAFYRIIKQQPILSLSLIDNCNESVMINMIDLNQHWRVQISFLNILFILITINNNFIDDNNNINNINNNNNEFIKKFLEKLYNHYINQKNQINPIVFKKSFIFYSILKDFNNNNFIKIN
- a CDS encoding discoidin-like protein — protein: MTDFSNQDLVPCFAFACLNLRSSSDFDADHGVKQGILNFKYDRKGMGKGGEGWKPSISDRNQFIIASSMIPMKFVKLDLQGSGNSESFVTSYIIRYSLNNKKWYEYKNGEIFKGNTDNESIVSQTLDPPIIARSISIHPVQWKNDIGLRWELYTKEFEELSPQIQMGTISIGDKTLGNEKSPLEYTRKVQFEKEFIGIPKISLGIKSLDYSNINGQHRCSVEAKNVTPKGFDCIFKRYDNLINELSIDFTAAWTDDLIDVNLIHDKEFKNANSLFFYKKSSQPSQ
- the erh gene encoding enhancer of rudimentary family protein — encoded protein: MSHTIVLLQTTMGKSSRTFMDYESVNQAIEGICNMYEQRLKQERPNQKNITYDISQLFKFIDSLADLSCLVYTSHINAYTPYNKEWIKTKIINHLQKLAQ